The window GCCACCGCGGGGTGTTTCATGTATTCCCCCCGCTCCTTCATGTTAAGCGACACTATGGGTTTCATCAGCAGTTCGTCCGGCCAGCCTATTTTGCCTATGTCGTGCAATAGCGCCGCCACCACTACCGTTTGCGCGTCGGTCTCTTTTAGCCCCATCCTCTGCGCCAGGTCCCTCGCCATGTTGGCCACCCTCCGGGAATGGCCCGCCATGCCCCCTTCCCGAAGCTCCACAAGGTTGGAGAACACCCTGATGGAGGTGAAGAAGGATTTTCGCAGTTCGGCGTGGGCCTCCCGCAGGTTCTGGTAGGACTGCTGGAGGTCTTTTGTCTGCTCGGCCACCTTGGCCTCAAGCGTGGCGTTGAGGTCCCGGAGCATGTCGTTCTGGACGCGGACCTTCTCCTCCAGAAGCCTTTTTTCCCTCTCCGCCTGCTTGCGCCCCAGTGCGTTGCGGATGACTATCAGCACCTCGTTGTCATCCCATGGTTTGGTGATGAACTGGTAAATGTGGCTCTTGTTTATGGATTCTATGGTCGCCTCGGTGTCCGCGTAGGCGGTAAGCAGTACCCGGAAAATCTCGGGCCATTTTTCTCGGACGGCGTTTAAAAAATCTATCCCGTTAACGCTGGGCATGCGAAGGTCGGATATTACAAGCTCCACCTTTTCCTTGCGAAGTATCTTGTACGCCTCCTCCGCCCCGGTGGCGGTGAACACCTCGTATCCGGCGTGCGAGAGCAGACGGCGGAGCGCGGCCAATATTTTTTCTTCGTCGTCCACAAGGAGGATGGTGGATTTCTCCACCTCTATGTCCTTCGCTATGGCTGTCTTGGCTGAATCCATAAGTTGTTCCCCGCTCCCAACCCCTTGTAACTTGCCGCCAGGCCGCCGTTGAAAGTTTGCCCGGGCTAGTAGAGATTCTACAATTTGGCGGCCCTAAAATCCACTACTGCCAGCGCCATGGCCCGCTATAGCCGGTCAAGCCTGCTCCCGCCTGTTGAAAGGGAGGGTAATCCTGAATGTCGTTCCCTTGCCAACCTCGCTTTGGGCGGTTATGGAGCCATTGTGCTTTTGCACAATGCCGTACACTATGGATAAGCCAAGCCCCGTGCCCACCCCCTGGGGTTTGGTGGTGAAGAACGGCTCGAACACCCGGTTCAGCGTCTCCTGCGGCATTCCATTGCCGGTGTCGCTTATCTCCACGAACATGTTCTCCGCCTCCTCGCCTGTACGGATGGTTATGGAGCCCCGCCCGTCCATGGCCTGGGCGGCGTTTATAAGGATGTTCAGGAACACCTGCCCCAGCTGGGCCGGGATGCATTCCACATGGGGCGAAACGGCGTTATATTCCTTAATCACCTCGGCCTTGTACTTTATCTCGTTGCGGGCGATGTTCAGCGACCCGTCCAGAATGGCGTGGATGTCGTAAACCTCCCACTGCTCTTCGGATATCCTGGTGAACGTCTTCAGGTCTTTTACTATGCCGATGACCCGTTTGGTGCCATCCTCCGACTCGTCGAGCATCTCAAGGCACTCGTTCTTGAGCTTTCTCAACTCACCGGACATATCGGCCACAGGATCTTCGCCCCTGCTCTCTTTTTCCACGATGGAAAATATCTTTTCCAGGTCCCGCCGCAGGTATGAGTTGTTGGCGTTAACGTAGCTTATGGGGTTGTTTATCTCGTGGGCTATCCCGGCGGCCAGTTGGCCTATGGAGGCCATCTTCTCCGACTGGAGCAACATCCGCTCCGACTGTTTGCGCGCCGTAATGTCCCGCACTATTCCCAACGCCCAAAGCTCACCGCGGATTTTCACCGACGACAGCGCCAGTTCACACGGGAATACGGCCCCGTCCTTTTTTCGCGCGGGAACCTCCACAAGCTTGCCTATTAATGGCCCAATGCCCGTGCGCTGGTAGTTTTCCATGCCGGCCTCATGCTTGCCGCGCATGTCCGGCGGCACTATCAAATCCTCAATCTTGTTGCCCATGGCCTCGGCGG of the Nitrospinota bacterium genome contains:
- a CDS encoding response regulator, with the translated sequence MDSAKTAIAKDIEVEKSTILLVDDEEKILAALRRLLSHAGYEVFTATGAEEAYKILRKEKVELVISDLRMPSVNGIDFLNAVREKWPEIFRVLLTAYADTEATIESINKSHIYQFITKPWDDNEVLIVIRNALGRKQAEREKRLLEEKVRVQNDMLRDLNATLEAKVAEQTKDLQQSYQNLREAHAELRKSFFTSIRVFSNLVELREGGMAGHSRRVANMARDLAQRMGLKETDAQTVVVAALLHDIGKIGWPDELLMKPIVSLNMKERGEYMKHPAVAQASLMPLEPLNEAGVIIRSHHEQYDGKGFPDHLAGQDIPLGSRILLVANDYDALMTGNLLNEKLSHQQAVEFILENSHKKYDPEVVDAFMASLISSSASETSLHELILDSASLRVGMKLSRDLYSSNNIFYLSKGQALTESTIALLKNIERMEDTAMVFHVKPS